The Nodosilinea sp. PGN35 DNA window TGGACTTCAATCACCTTGCCCTCCCACCAGCTGCGGATGTAGCTGCCCATGGGGGCGGCCAGATCGAGCCCGTAGTGGAAGCGGTGGCCGCCCATGGGGTGCTGGCGATAGCCAAAGGGTGAGGTGTAGCGCGAAAAATTTTCGAGGGGAAACGAAGCCCCGAGCCAGGGGTTGGGCGGTGCCGCTTCGGCTGCCGCACTTTGTTCTTCGGCAACCACTTGAGCGGTCGATTGAATCAGTTCTGCCATAATGCCAACGCCTACGCTGAGCGCAACAATCCAGCTCAGGGCTTGCGCCCCGCCATGGTGATTCATATTTGCAAAAGTTGAGTGGCTAAACCTGCAGCCGGACTAACTGCAACCACAATAATAGTTCAATTGTACTGATTTGCCAAGTTTCTTTTCCGGGTTGGAGCAGACGTTGGGTGGGTCAGGGCGGAAGTTGGTTCAGGGAGAAAGGCCAAAGTTCTGTCCTGGTGCCGCGCTCAACTCGTTCGGCTGATAGATAAGAAGTAAACTCCACATCTGCAACGGTGGGAAGTAGCGATCCGCTTCGGGTGGATCGGCAGCGCCTGAGGTCTTAGGGAACGGCAGGTGGGGGGTACTGTGCTACCGCCCCGTGCCAAGGTACTTTGCCGAAGGACTGTGGCTGAACCTCCCAGGGGCAAGCCTGAATGCTTTTTACGGAAAAATCCATACTTGCCATGCCAATTAATTATCTCAACAACCTCCGGGGCGCTGTTGCCAGACGCCTGGGCCTGGCTGGCCCGCTACAGGTCTTGGCCTACCGAGGCTACGGCAGCGCCGAGCAGCTTTGTTTTCGGGGCCGGGTGCTGCGCGATGACGGCCTTCACCCCTGCGATGAAGATTGGCCGCTGTGGAAAAATGCTCTCAATATGCTGCGCCGCTTTGACCATGACGAGGTGCCGGGGGCGAGGCTGCGGCTGACGTTTCACGGCCAGACCCACGAGGTCGAAACCGATAGGGCAGGCTTTTTTGTCGATGAGGTGCGGCCAGACCCTCCGTTGTCTGGCGACAGCCTGTGGCACGAGGCTCACCTTGAGCTGCTAGAGCCAGGGTCTGACCAGGAGCCAGTGCGGGCGGTGGCTCAAATGCTGGTGCCGCAATCGCGGGCCCAGTTCGGCGTCATCAGCGACATCGATGACACCATTGTGTACACCAGCGCCACCGACCTGCTGCGAATGCTGCGGGTGGCCTACCTGGGCAATAGCCAAACCCGTCTGCCCATACCGGGTATTCCGGCTCTCTACCAGGCGCTTCAGGCAGGGGGAGATGGGCAGCACGAGAACCCGATTTTCTACGTCTCCAGCAGCGCCTGGAATATGTACGACCTGTTTGAGGAATTTATGGATGCCCAGGGGCTACCCGCCGGGCCGATTTCCCTGGTTGCCCTAGATCTGTCCTGGTCAAAGTTATTTTCCTTTGATCACAGCGATCACAAACGCGATGAGATCGAACCCATTCTCAAGCAGTACCCCGATCTGCCCTTTATTTTGATTGGCGACAGCGGCCAAAAGGATCCTGAAATTTACACCCAGATTGCCCTCGACTACCCCGATCGCATCGCCTGCATTTACATTCGCAATATTCCCAAAGAGCGCCCAGAGCGCCAGCAAGAACTAGACGCCCTGGCAGCACAGGTGCGGCGGGTAGGAAGCGAGCTAGTGACCTTTGAGGATGCAACCGCCGCCGCCCACCACGCCGCCGATCGCAGCTGGGTTCAGCCCCAGGCCGTTGAGGCGGTTCAGCAGGCGGTTGCCGCTGCGGCGACCCTCCCCTCAGCACAAGCTTCAGCATGAGCTAGGGGCAGCCCCCAAGCTACCAAGGCCCTCGAGACCTGAAATGTTTTAATTCTCCTCCGCAGGGGACAGGGAAGGCATGCCCTGGCTGCGATTAGCGCCTTCGCCGGGGGCATCTATGACCTCTACGGTGCCGGTTTCGCCGTTGAGGCGCACCCACTGACCGCTGTGCAGGCGCTGGGTAGCGTTGGTGACATCCATCACGGCGGGAATGCCGTACTCGCGGGCGATGATCGCCCCGTGGGAGAGGCGGCCCCCCACCTCGGCAATCAGCCCCTGGGCGCGGGCCAGCAGGGGTGCCCAACCGGCATCGGTGTAGGGCACCACAAGGATAAACGGCCCCGCGATCGCCGCTGCCGATTCGAGCTGGTTCACTACCACGACTGGGCCGACGACGGTGCCAGCGCTGGCACCAATGCCGGTGAGTTTTTGCTGCACGGTGGCGGTGGGCATGAGAGAAAGCTGGCGGCTGGGGGGCTCGTTGCCAAATACCAGGTAGGGCACGACGGGCATGTGTCTGTCGTGCTCGTACTGGGCTTTGCGATCGTCTATGTGCTCCTGTATTCCTCGCCAGTCGGGCGCTTCCCCTCCCCGGACTAGCTCCCGAATGTCTTCCAGGGTGAGAAAGAATACATCGTTCTGTTCGAGTAAATAGCCCTGCTGCTGCCACTGGGTGGCCAGGGCAAGGATGCTCCAGCGCAGCTCGGCCAGCAGCCGGTTGTAGAGAGTATTCACCCGGCCCTTGAGGTCGAGGCGGCGCTGCACCGTGGCCGCTTTACCTTGGGTGACAAC harbors:
- a CDS encoding App1 family protein, translating into MPINYLNNLRGAVARRLGLAGPLQVLAYRGYGSAEQLCFRGRVLRDDGLHPCDEDWPLWKNALNMLRRFDHDEVPGARLRLTFHGQTHEVETDRAGFFVDEVRPDPPLSGDSLWHEAHLELLEPGSDQEPVRAVAQMLVPQSRAQFGVISDIDDTIVYTSATDLLRMLRVAYLGNSQTRLPIPGIPALYQALQAGGDGQHENPIFYVSSSAWNMYDLFEEFMDAQGLPAGPISLVALDLSWSKLFSFDHSDHKRDEIEPILKQYPDLPFILIGDSGQKDPEIYTQIALDYPDRIACIYIRNIPKERPERQQELDALAAQVRRVGSELVTFEDATAAAHHAADRSWVQPQAVEAVQQAVAAAATLPSAQASA